The following are encoded together in the Dyella terrae genome:
- a CDS encoding NuoB/complex I 20 kDa subunit family protein, with protein MGVISSLDRVMHNPQPLNLVDDILRPAGDNPVIQRGFATTSVDALMNWARTGSMWPMTFGLACCAVEMMHAGAARLDLDRYGVVFRPSPRQSDVMIVAGTLVNKMAPALRKVYDQMPDPKWVISMGSCANGGGYYHYSYSVVRGCDRIVPVDIYVPGCPPTAEALIHGILQLQKKIRRTNTIARS; from the coding sequence ATGGGAGTGATCTCGTCCCTTGACCGGGTGATGCACAACCCGCAGCCGTTGAACCTAGTGGACGATATTCTGCGTCCGGCCGGGGACAATCCTGTCATTCAGCGCGGTTTCGCCACGACCAGCGTCGACGCCCTCATGAACTGGGCGCGCACCGGTTCGATGTGGCCGATGACCTTTGGTCTCGCCTGCTGCGCTGTGGAAATGATGCATGCCGGCGCCGCGCGTTTGGACCTGGATCGCTACGGTGTGGTGTTCCGCCCGAGCCCGCGCCAGTCCGACGTGATGATCGTGGCCGGCACCCTGGTCAACAAGATGGCCCCGGCGTTGCGCAAGGTCTACGACCAAATGCCCGATCCGAAGTGGGTCATCTCCATGGGCAGCTGCGCCAATGGCGGTGGCTACTACCACTACTCCTATTCCGTGGTGCGTGGTTGTGATCGCATCGTGCCGGTGGACATCTACGTGCCAGGTTGCCCGCCGACGGCCGAAGCGTTGATCCACGGCATCCTGCAGTTGCAGAAGAAGATCCGTCGCACCAATACCATCGCGCGTTCCTGA